From Peromyscus eremicus chromosome 3, PerEre_H2_v1, whole genome shotgun sequence, one genomic window encodes:
- the LOC131905810 gene encoding GTPase IMAP family member 9-like, with amino-acid sequence MAAENPEVRLILVGKTGNGKSATANTILGSQKFDSKISANAVTKTCQKASREWKRRNLLVVDTPGLFDTKKTMETTCTEISRCVLYSCPGPHAIILVLQLGRFTEEEQKTVDLIKGLFGEEAMKYMIILFTRKDELENQSLDDFLGQANGKLKSIILQCGKRYLAFNNKAEGAEQENQVQQLVELIEKMVDGNGGSHFSEKIYEDVDNRLKQCLRNLEETYEQQLSAEIQRIGKEKKAQIDSAKREYNEKMRNIREEAEENILKYIFNKIREIFSKLWNKLTR; translated from the coding sequence ATGGCTGCTGAAAACCCCGAGGTGAGGCTCATTCTGGTAGGGAAAACTGGAAATGGAAAGAGTGCCACAGCAAACACCATCCTTGGGAGTCAGAAATTTGATTCTAAGATTTCTGCCAATGCTGTTACTAAGACCTGCCAGAAAGCCTCCAGGGAATGGAAGAGGAGAAACCTTTTGGTGGTCGACACTCCGGGGCTGTTTGACACCAAGAAGACCATGGAAACCACCTGTACTGAAATCAGCCGCTGTGTCCTCTACTCCTGCCCTGGGCCTCATGCCATCATCCTGGTTCTGCAGCTTGGACGCTTCACTGAGGAAGAGCAGAAAACTGTTGATCTGATCAAGGGTCTTTTTGGGGAGGAAGCCATGAAGTACATGATCATCTTGTTTACTCGAAAAGACGAGCTGGAGAACCAGAGCCTTGATGACTTTTTAGGCCAAGCAAATGGAAAGCTAAAGAGTATCATCTTGCAGTGTGGGAAACGCTACCTGGCCTTTAATAACAAAGCAGAAGGGGCCGAGCAAGAAAATCAAGTACAGCAGCTGGTAGAACTGATAGAGAAAATGGTGGATGGAAACGGGGGTTCCCACTTTTCTGAAAAGATATATGAGGATGTAGATAATAGGCTGAAACAATGTCTAAGGAATCTGGAGGAAACTTATGAGCAACAACTCAGTGCTGAAATCCaaagaataggaaaagaaaagaaggcacaAATTGATTCTGCAAAAAGAGAGTataatgagaaaatgagaaacattAGGGAAGAGGCTGAAGAGAATATATTAAAGTATATTTTCAATAAGAtaagagaaatattttcaaaactttgGAACAAGTTGACACGGTGA